One window from the genome of Breoghania sp. L-A4 encodes:
- a CDS encoding sugar ABC transporter ATP-binding protein, whose protein sequence is MDATGATADSAPVLLQGRGISKSFGDVQVLFSVDFDIRAGEVHALLGENGAGKSTLMKILTGFLRPTLGQLMLGGEPVVLPPNGAAEALGIVLIHQELNLAAELTVQENIFLGRELRRGWFLDRARMRALTEDVLERLHVDLDPDTRIKDLAVSDKQMVEIAKAMSRDARVLVMDEPTAALSAAETVSFFEQVRRLRDQGVGIVFISHKLDEVKLLADRVTILRDGQRITTRPASGLSEEDMARAMVGRELSDMFPPKYEPDVDAPIVLEGEGISVAGEVTNAAFQLRKGEILGIAGLVGAGRTALFEAVAGLRRMDAGSLRLRGEQARFETPAQASQAGIAYLTKDRKGKGLLLNMNSRINLTLLALERFTRHGLIDERHEELALARANRRFDIRARDPGALVGSLSGGNQQKLLLAKVMEIEPEIIIVDEPTRGIDVGTKQQIYHFLAALAAEGKSIVLISSELPEIIGMSHRVAVMRAGGIVGLLEGDEIEEHEIMRYAAGLKNKVDADA, encoded by the coding sequence ATGGACGCCACCGGTGCGACCGCAGACTCAGCCCCCGTGCTGCTGCAGGGCCGCGGCATCAGCAAGTCGTTCGGCGACGTGCAGGTCCTGTTTTCCGTCGACTTCGACATCCGCGCCGGCGAGGTGCATGCGCTGCTGGGCGAGAACGGCGCCGGCAAATCCACCCTTATGAAGATCCTGACCGGCTTCCTGCGCCCCACGCTGGGGCAGCTGATGCTGGGCGGCGAACCCGTCGTGCTGCCGCCGAACGGCGCCGCCGAGGCGCTGGGCATCGTGCTGATTCACCAGGAGCTCAACCTCGCCGCCGAACTGACGGTGCAGGAGAACATCTTTTTGGGCCGCGAATTGCGCCGCGGCTGGTTCCTCGACCGCGCCCGCATGCGCGCGCTCACCGAGGACGTGCTGGAGCGCCTGCATGTCGATCTCGATCCCGATACGCGGATCAAGGATCTCGCCGTCTCCGACAAGCAGATGGTGGAGATCGCCAAGGCGATGAGCCGCGACGCGCGCGTGCTGGTGATGGACGAGCCGACGGCGGCACTGAGCGCGGCGGAGACGGTCTCGTTCTTCGAGCAGGTGCGGCGGCTGCGCGATCAGGGCGTCGGCATCGTGTTCATCTCGCACAAGCTCGACGAGGTGAAGTTGCTCGCCGACCGGGTCACCATCCTGCGCGACGGCCAGAGGATCACGACACGGCCGGCCTCCGGACTCAGCGAGGAAGACATGGCGCGCGCCATGGTCGGGCGTGAACTCAGCGACATGTTCCCGCCCAAATACGAACCGGACGTGGATGCGCCAATAGTGCTGGAAGGCGAGGGGATTTCGGTTGCCGGCGAAGTGACGAACGCCGCGTTCCAGTTGCGCAAGGGCGAGATTCTCGGCATCGCGGGCCTGGTCGGCGCCGGCCGCACGGCGCTGTTCGAGGCGGTGGCGGGTCTGCGCCGCATGGACGCCGGCAGCCTGCGCCTGCGCGGCGAGCAAGCCCGATTCGAGACACCGGCGCAGGCGTCGCAGGCGGGCATCGCCTATCTCACCAAGGACCGCAAGGGCAAGGGGCTGCTGCTCAACATGAACAGCCGCATCAACCTGACGCTTCTGGCGCTCGAGCGCTTCACCCGGCACGGGCTGATCGACGAGCGGCACGAGGAACTGGCCCTGGCGCGCGCCAATCGCCGCTTCGACATCCGCGCCCGCGACCCCGGCGCACTTGTGGGCAGCCTGTCGGGCGGCAACCAGCAGAAGCTGCTGCTGGCCAAGGTGATGGAGATCGAACCCGAGATCATCATCGTCGACGAGCCGACGCGCGGCATCGACGTGGGCACCAAGCAGCAGATCTATCATTTCCTGGCGGCGCTGGCGGCCGAGGGCAAATCCATCGTCCTGATCTCGTCGGAACTGCCAGAGATCATCGGCATGTCGCATCGGGTCGCGGTGATGCGGGCGGGCGGCATCGTCGGCCTGCTGGAGGGCGACGAAATCGAGGAGCACGAGATCATGCGCTACGCCGCCGGTCTCAAGAACAAAGTGGACGCCGATGCCTGA
- a CDS encoding ABC transporter permease yields MPDFVRNMGLLPRSFEFDFRTWGPLLALIALIIVGTLVNPAFLSYGNISNILTRSAFIGVIAVGATFVITAGGIDLSVGAMAAFISGVMIIAMNAAAGSVDNPYVVIAIGVVLSLGLGFAAGALNGLVSTRGKIEAFIVTLGTMGIFRSLVTYLADGGTLSLDFAIRGAYRPVYYGAILGIPVPVVVFVVIAALGWVLLNRTRFGRHCFAIGSNEDVARYSAVQVDRVKTLTYMLQGLCVALATIIYVPRLGSASSSTGVLWELEAIAAVIIGGTVLKGGYGRIGGTVIGAILLTMIGNILNLTDVISNYLNGTVQGIIIIVAVYLQRGSWRKDTGK; encoded by the coding sequence ATGCCTGATTTTGTGCGCAACATGGGGCTGCTGCCGCGGTCGTTCGAGTTCGATTTCCGGACCTGGGGACCGCTGTTGGCGCTGATCGCCCTGATCATCGTCGGCACGCTGGTGAACCCGGCGTTCCTCAGCTACGGCAACATATCCAACATCCTGACCCGCAGCGCCTTCATCGGCGTCATCGCCGTGGGCGCCACCTTCGTCATCACCGCCGGCGGCATCGATCTGTCCGTGGGCGCCATGGCCGCCTTCATCTCCGGCGTCATGATCATCGCCATGAACGCGGCCGCCGGCTCGGTCGACAATCCCTATGTCGTGATCGCCATCGGCGTCGTGCTGTCGCTGGGGCTGGGGTTCGCGGCCGGGGCGCTGAACGGCCTGGTCTCGACGCGCGGCAAGATCGAGGCCTTCATCGTCACCCTCGGGACGATGGGCATCTTCCGCTCGCTGGTGACCTATCTCGCCGACGGCGGCACGCTGTCGCTCGACTTCGCCATTCGCGGCGCCTACCGCCCCGTCTACTACGGGGCGATCTTGGGTATCCCGGTACCGGTGGTCGTCTTCGTGGTGATCGCGGCGCTGGGCTGGGTGCTGCTCAACCGCACGCGCTTCGGCCGGCACTGCTTCGCCATCGGCTCCAACGAGGACGTGGCGCGCTACTCCGCCGTCCAGGTCGACCGGGTCAAGACGCTGACCTACATGCTGCAGGGCCTGTGCGTGGCGCTGGCGACCATCATCTACGTGCCGCGCCTGGGTTCCGCGTCGTCGTCCACCGGGGTGCTGTGGGAGCTGGAAGCCATCGCCGCGGTGATCATCGGCGGCACGGTGCTCAAGGGCGGCTACGGCCGCATCGGCGGCACGGTCATCGGCGCGATCCTGCTGACGATGATCGGCAACATCCTCAACCTCACCGACGTGATCTCCAATTATCTCAACGGCACGGTGCAGGGGATCATCATCATCGTGGCTGTCTATCTGCAGCGCGGAAGCTGGCGCAAGGACACGGGAAAATAA
- a CDS encoding ABC transporter substrate-binding protein, which produces MTLKAKLAGIALSALMVLPGVAAAAEKVKIGVSIPAATHGWAGGLNWHAAEAKKRLEATYPNLEIVLVTASGPTQQANDLEDLVSVHNINALVILPFESEPLTEPVRRVKLSGAFITVVDRGLSQPGIEDVYVAGNNPELGRVSAEYMKEKLGGKGDIVVLRGIPTVIDDERVEAFQKGIEGTDIKILDMKHANWNRDDGFEVMQDFLSRFPKIDAVWAQDDDIALGVIEAVKQAGREKELFIVGGAGMKDIIKRVMDHDSLVPVDVLYPPAMIATAMEVTALKYVSNAVIQGRYILGAPLVTPENAEEFYYPDSPF; this is translated from the coding sequence ATGACACTGAAGGCAAAACTGGCGGGTATCGCCTTATCCGCCTTGATGGTGCTGCCGGGCGTGGCGGCGGCCGCGGAGAAGGTCAAGATCGGCGTGTCGATCCCGGCCGCGACCCATGGCTGGGCGGGCGGCCTGAACTGGCACGCCGCCGAAGCCAAGAAGCGGCTGGAGGCGACCTATCCGAACCTCGAGATCGTGCTGGTGACGGCGAGCGGCCCGACGCAGCAGGCCAACGATCTGGAAGACCTCGTGTCGGTGCACAACATCAACGCCCTGGTGATCCTGCCGTTTGAATCCGAGCCGCTGACGGAGCCGGTGCGCCGGGTCAAGCTCAGCGGCGCCTTCATCACCGTGGTGGATCGTGGCCTGTCGCAGCCCGGCATCGAGGATGTCTATGTGGCGGGCAACAACCCGGAACTGGGCCGCGTCTCGGCCGAATACATGAAGGAAAAGCTCGGCGGCAAGGGTGACATCGTGGTGCTGCGTGGCATCCCGACGGTGATCGACGACGAGCGCGTCGAGGCCTTCCAGAAGGGCATCGAGGGCACCGACATCAAGATCCTCGACATGAAGCACGCCAACTGGAACCGCGACGACGGCTTCGAGGTGATGCAGGACTTCCTGTCGCGCTTTCCCAAGATCGATGCGGTCTGGGCGCAGGACGACGACATCGCCCTGGGCGTCATAGAGGCGGTCAAGCAGGCCGGGCGCGAGAAGGAGCTTTTCATCGTCGGCGGCGCCGGCATGAAGGACATCATCAAGCGGGTGATGGACCACGATTCGCTGGTCCCCGTGGACGTGCTCTATCCGCCGGCGATGATCGCCACGGCAATGGAAGTCACGGCGCTGAAATACGTCTCCAACGCCGTGATCCAGGGCCGCTACATCCTCGGCGCGCCGCTGGTCACGCCGGAGAACGCTGAGGAATTCTATTACCCCGACAGCCCGTTCTAG
- a CDS encoding sugar phosphate isomerase/epimerase, translating to MKTMKGPALFLAQFAGDDAPFNSLDAIGAWAASLGYSGVQIPSWDARLFDLGLAASSQTYCDEIKGMLAGHGLEITDLSTHLQGQLVAVHPAFDEAFDGFAAPEVRGNPKARQQWAVQQMHLAAAASRNLGLHSHVSFPGALAWPYVYPWPQRPAGLVEAAFDELAARWRPILDAYDEAGVDVCFEIHPGEDLHDGASFEMFLERVGNHPRCCINYDPSHFVLQQLDYLAFIDIYHERIKAFHVKDAEFNPTGRQGVYGGYQSWVDRAGRFRSLGDGQVDFAGIFSKLAQYDYDSWAVLEWECCLKHPEDGAAEGAPFIQDHIIRVTEHAFDDFAGAGTDEAANRRMLGLS from the coding sequence ATGAAAACCATGAAGGGCCCGGCGCTGTTCCTCGCCCAGTTCGCGGGTGACGACGCGCCGTTCAATTCGCTCGACGCGATCGGCGCCTGGGCGGCGAGCCTGGGCTACAGCGGCGTGCAGATCCCGAGCTGGGACGCGCGGCTGTTCGACCTCGGCCTGGCGGCCTCCTCGCAGACCTATTGCGATGAGATCAAGGGCATGCTCGCCGGCCACGGTCTGGAGATCACCGATCTGTCGACGCATCTGCAGGGGCAGCTTGTCGCCGTGCATCCGGCGTTTGACGAGGCGTTCGACGGTTTCGCGGCGCCGGAAGTGCGCGGCAATCCCAAGGCGCGCCAGCAATGGGCCGTGCAGCAGATGCATCTGGCCGCCGCCGCCTCAAGAAATCTTGGGCTGCATTCGCACGTGAGTTTTCCCGGCGCGCTGGCCTGGCCCTATGTCTATCCCTGGCCGCAGCGTCCCGCGGGGCTGGTGGAAGCGGCGTTCGACGAACTCGCCGCGCGCTGGCGGCCGATCCTCGACGCCTATGATGAGGCCGGCGTCGACGTCTGCTTTGAAATCCATCCCGGCGAGGACCTGCACGACGGCGCCAGCTTCGAGATGTTTCTCGAACGCGTCGGCAATCATCCGCGCTGCTGCATCAACTACGATCCCTCGCATTTCGTGCTGCAGCAGCTCGACTACCTCGCCTTCATCGACATCTATCACGAACGCATCAAGGCGTTTCACGTCAAGGACGCGGAGTTCAACCCGACCGGCCGCCAGGGCGTCTATGGCGGCTACCAGTCGTGGGTCGACCGGGCCGGGCGCTTCCGCTCGCTGGGTGACGGACAGGTGGATTTCGCCGGCATCTTCTCCAAACTGGCGCAATACGACTACGACAGCTGGGCGGTGCTGGAATGGGAGTGCTGCCTGAAGCATCCCGAGGACGGGGCGGCGGAGGGCGCGCCCTTCATCCAGGATCACATCATCCGCGTCACCGAGCATGCGTTCGACGACTTCGCGGGCGCCGGCACCGACGAGGCCGCCAACCGGCGCATGCTGGGACTGAGCTGA
- a CDS encoding Gfo/Idh/MocA family oxidoreductase, protein MTIEGRDETAAGSPIRLGMVGGGQGAFIGGVHRIAARMDGHFTLVAGALSSDAARNRASGRELGLSDDRVYDDFAAMAEAEAARPDGIEAVAIVTPNHLHFGPAKAFLEAGIHVICDKPLTTTLAEARELAGIVARSGKLFVLTHNYTAYPMIRQARAMVAEGVLGDIRVVQVEYAQDWLTEPLERTGNKQAEWRADPKRSGAGGCIGDIGTHAYNLAGFVSGLMPESLLAELSTFVEGRLLDDNIEVLLRYSTGARGMLWASQVAPGNENGLRLRVYGSRGGLEWAQEEPNRLWFTPFGEQKRLITRAGAGAGAEAARMSRVPAGHPEGYLEGFANIYAEAASAMRAARDGTPPDPAVTYPTVGDGVAGLAFIEACIESSGKGGIWVSLE, encoded by the coding sequence ATGACCATCGAGGGACGCGACGAAACGGCGGCGGGATCTCCGATCCGGCTGGGCATGGTCGGCGGCGGGCAGGGCGCGTTCATCGGCGGGGTGCACCGCATCGCCGCGCGGATGGACGGGCATTTCACGCTTGTCGCGGGGGCGTTGTCGTCGGATGCGGCGCGCAACCGCGCCTCGGGACGGGAACTGGGGCTTAGCGACGACCGCGTCTACGACGATTTTGCCGCCATGGCCGAGGCGGAGGCCGCCCGGCCCGACGGCATCGAGGCGGTGGCCATCGTCACGCCGAACCATCTGCACTTCGGCCCCGCCAAGGCATTCCTTGAAGCCGGTATCCACGTGATCTGCGACAAGCCGCTGACCACGACGCTTGCTGAGGCGCGGGAGCTGGCCGGGATCGTCGCGCGCAGCGGCAAGCTGTTCGTGCTCACGCACAATTACACCGCCTATCCGATGATCCGTCAGGCGCGCGCGATGGTGGCCGAAGGCGTGCTCGGCGACATCCGCGTGGTCCAGGTGGAATACGCCCAGGACTGGCTGACCGAGCCCCTGGAGCGCACCGGCAACAAGCAGGCGGAGTGGCGCGCCGATCCGAAACGCTCGGGCGCCGGCGGCTGCATCGGCGACATCGGCACCCATGCCTACAATCTGGCGGGCTTCGTCTCGGGTCTGATGCCGGAAAGCCTGCTGGCCGAACTCTCCACCTTCGTCGAGGGGCGGCTGCTCGACGACAACATCGAGGTGCTGCTGCGCTATTCGACCGGCGCGCGCGGCATGCTGTGGGCAAGCCAGGTGGCGCCGGGCAACGAGAACGGGCTGCGGCTGCGCGTCTACGGCTCAAGGGGCGGGCTGGAATGGGCCCAGGAAGAACCCAACAGGCTGTGGTTCACGCCGTTCGGCGAGCAGAAGCGGTTGATCACCCGCGCCGGTGCGGGAGCGGGCGCGGAGGCCGCGCGCATGAGCCGGGTGCCGGCCGGCCATCCCGAAGGCTATCTGGAGGGCTTCGCCAACATCTATGCGGAAGCCGCGAGCGCCATGCGCGCCGCGCGTGACGGCACGCCGCCGGATCCCGCCGTCACCTATCCCACCGTCGGCGACGGCGTGGCCGGTCTCGCCTTCATCGAGGCCTGTATCGAGTCGTCGGGCAAGGGCGGCATCTGGGTTTCGCTGGAATAG
- a CDS encoding NADH:flavin oxidoreductase/NADH oxidase, producing MTLFTPLTLRDVTLRNRIAVSPMCQYSAGDGLANDWHLVHLGKFAQGGAGLVFTEAAAVSRIGRITHGDLGIWSDEHAAALARITGFLRAHGAASGIQLGHAGRKASMQRPWEGNAALTGAEFAAGDMAWPTLAPSALPVDDGWLVPRAMTIDDIAQTVADFASAARRADWCGFDVAEIHAAHGYLLASFLSPVSNKRDDAYGGSRENRARALFETVDAVRAVWPEQKPLFVRISSVDGSPDGWSLDDSVWLAGELKTRGVDVVDCSSGGISGSATAAKRAAPEPGFQVPYAERIRRETGMKTQAVGLIFEPAQAEAIVASGQADIVALGREMLTDPNWPLHAADALGADTAFATWPKQYGWWLDKRRQLVGR from the coding sequence ATGACCCTGTTCACGCCGCTCACGCTTCGCGATGTCACGCTACGCAACCGCATCGCCGTCTCGCCCATGTGCCAGTATTCCGCCGGCGACGGTCTCGCCAACGACTGGCATCTGGTGCATCTGGGCAAATTCGCGCAAGGCGGCGCGGGGCTGGTGTTCACCGAGGCCGCCGCCGTCTCGCGCATCGGCCGCATCACTCACGGCGATCTCGGCATCTGGTCGGACGAGCACGCGGCGGCGCTCGCCCGCATCACCGGCTTTTTGCGCGCCCATGGCGCCGCCTCCGGCATCCAGTTGGGCCATGCCGGCCGCAAGGCCTCCATGCAGCGCCCCTGGGAGGGCAATGCGGCGCTGACCGGGGCCGAATTTGCTGCCGGCGACATGGCCTGGCCGACGCTCGCGCCCTCCGCCCTGCCGGTCGACGACGGCTGGCTGGTGCCGCGCGCCATGACCATCGACGACATCGCGCAGACGGTCGCCGACTTCGCGTCCGCCGCCCGCCGCGCCGACTGGTGCGGCTTCGATGTCGCGGAGATCCACGCCGCCCACGGCTATCTGCTGGCGAGTTTCCTCTCTCCCGTCTCCAACAAACGTGACGATGCCTACGGCGGATCGCGCGAGAACCGCGCCCGCGCGCTGTTTGAGACGGTCGACGCGGTGCGCGCCGTCTGGCCGGAGCAAAAACCGCTGTTCGTACGCATCTCCTCGGTCGACGGGTCGCCCGACGGCTGGTCGCTCGACGACAGCGTGTGGCTCGCCGGGGAACTCAAAACGCGCGGCGTCGATGTCGTCGACTGTTCATCGGGCGGCATTTCAGGCTCGGCGACAGCGGCCAAACGCGCCGCACCCGAGCCCGGTTTCCAGGTCCCCTACGCCGAGCGCATCCGCCGCGAGACCGGTATGAAGACCCAGGCTGTCGGGCTGATCTTCGAGCCTGCACAGGCCGAGGCGATCGTCGCCTCGGGCCAGGCCGACATCGTCGCGCTGGGCCGCGAGATGCTCACCGATCCCAACTGGCCCCTGCACGCGGCGGATGCGCTGGGCGCCGACACGGCCTTTGCGACCTGGCCGAAGCAATACGGCTGGTGGCTCGACAAGCGGCGGCAACTGGTCGGCCGGTAA
- a CDS encoding polymer-forming cytoskeletal protein: MPAAFAEDEPRENVTLSGSHADVQFLAGRSVTVTADVSDDVFAAGRYVTFDAASIVNAIVAGYAVEQRGGSMSDMIAAGNTVTVSGVIRDDIVAAARSLRITSSGSVGGDARMAAETIDVDGAIGGSLRAAARQVTINGTISGKADLFAERIVVGPEATITGDLIYRGDTAPEVAAGATIGGAIRHIDSTLPQMTRIGMAILGVGIAIAVGWVIASFVLIALVQLVFPRLVADATVRLRTQPWSSLGIGIAGVLIGCILMGLAFASIFAIPLGVALMVSLGGVKLLGLTALGYCIGLMLDRKNGAAEDRPRGARISWSLLGALIVTAVFLIPFVGVVLVVLAVAAAMGAAAVELWGRLRTV; this comes from the coding sequence GTGCCCGCCGCATTTGCGGAAGACGAGCCACGTGAGAACGTCACCTTGTCGGGCAGCCATGCGGACGTGCAGTTTCTCGCCGGGCGCTCGGTCACGGTCACCGCCGACGTCAGCGACGATGTCTTCGCCGCCGGCCGCTACGTGACGTTCGACGCCGCCAGCATCGTCAACGCGATCGTCGCCGGCTACGCGGTGGAGCAACGCGGCGGCAGCATGTCCGACATGATCGCCGCCGGAAACACGGTGACCGTCTCCGGCGTTATTCGCGACGACATCGTCGCGGCGGCCCGCAGCCTGCGCATCACGTCGAGCGGCTCGGTCGGCGGCGACGCCCGGATGGCGGCGGAGACCATTGATGTCGACGGCGCGATCGGCGGCAGCCTGCGCGCGGCGGCCCGTCAGGTCACCATCAACGGCACCATTTCGGGCAAGGCCGATCTCTTCGCCGAGCGCATCGTCGTCGGTCCCGAGGCGACGATCACCGGGGATCTCATCTATCGCGGCGATACGGCTCCAGAGGTCGCCGCCGGCGCCACCATCGGCGGCGCGATCCGCCACATCGACAGCACGCTGCCACAGATGACCCGCATCGGCATGGCGATCCTGGGCGTCGGCATCGCCATCGCGGTGGGCTGGGTGATCGCCAGCTTCGTTCTCATCGCTCTCGTCCAGCTTGTCTTCCCTCGCCTCGTCGCCGACGCGACGGTGCGCCTGCGCACACAGCCCTGGTCCAGCCTGGGAATCGGCATCGCGGGCGTGCTGATCGGCTGCATTCTGATGGGGCTTGCGTTTGCTTCGATCTTCGCGATCCCGCTGGGGGTCGCCCTGATGGTGAGCCTCGGCGGCGTCAAGCTGCTCGGGCTGACGGCGCTGGGTTACTGCATCGGCCTGATGCTCGACCGCAAGAACGGCGCGGCGGAAGACCGGCCGCGCGGCGCGCGCATCAGCTGGTCGCTGCTCGGCGCGCTCATCGTGACCGCGGTGTTCCTCATTCCCTTCGTCGGCGTGGTCCTCGTCGTCCTCGCCGTCGCCGCCGCAATGGGCGCCGCGGCGGTGGAACTGTGGGGGAGGCTCCGGACGGTCTGA
- a CDS encoding thiamine pyrophosphate-dependent dehydrogenase E1 component subunit alpha codes for MTPTHEQLAWMYERMAKARYYEDTLAAIYMEGKSPKFDIGSGPVPGEMHLSAGQEPCAAGVCVHLRDDDTVTATHRPHHAAIAKGVDLNKMTAEIFGKKTGLAGGRGGHMHLLDPKVNFACSGIIAQGAGPAVGGALAAKMQGRDSVAVSYLGDGAANQGAFHEALNLAAVWKLGVIFVIEDNSWGISVPKSKSTAVKDNSVRAAAYGIPGVHVADNDTLKVFAAAGDAVKRARAGEGPSLIEIETYRYYGHFQGDPELYRPKGEVAALKAKDPIDRLAKHMVEAGAATQADLDGIRARVKAEVDAAIQYARDSAYPEPEEALEHVFA; via the coding sequence ATGACGCCGACGCATGAACAGCTTGCCTGGATGTACGAGAGGATGGCCAAGGCGCGTTACTACGAGGACACGCTGGCGGCGATCTACATGGAAGGCAAATCGCCAAAATTCGACATCGGATCCGGGCCGGTGCCCGGCGAGATGCATCTTTCTGCCGGACAGGAGCCATGCGCGGCCGGCGTCTGCGTGCATTTGCGCGACGACGACACCGTGACCGCGACCCACCGGCCGCATCACGCGGCGATCGCCAAGGGCGTGGATCTCAACAAGATGACGGCGGAAATCTTCGGCAAGAAGACCGGGCTCGCCGGCGGCCGCGGCGGACACATGCACCTGCTCGACCCGAAGGTGAATTTCGCCTGCTCGGGCATCATCGCGCAAGGCGCCGGGCCGGCGGTGGGCGGCGCGCTGGCTGCGAAGATGCAGGGCAGGGACAGCGTCGCCGTCTCCTATCTCGGCGATGGCGCGGCGAACCAGGGCGCGTTCCACGAGGCGCTCAACCTCGCGGCGGTGTGGAAACTCGGGGTGATCTTCGTCATCGAGGACAATTCCTGGGGCATCTCGGTGCCCAAGTCCAAGTCGACGGCGGTCAAGGACAATTCGGTGCGCGCGGCCGCCTACGGCATTCCAGGCGTGCATGTTGCCGACAACGACACGCTGAAGGTGTTTGCGGCGGCGGGCGACGCGGTGAAACGCGCCCGCGCCGGCGAGGGGCCAAGCCTGATCGAGATCGAGACCTATCGTTACTACGGCCATTTCCAGGGCGATCCGGAACTCTACCGGCCCAAGGGCGAGGTGGCGGCATTGAAGGCCAAGGACCCGATCGACCGGTTGGCAAAACACATGGTCGAGGCTGGCGCCGCGACCCAGGCTGATCTCGACGGTATCCGGGCGCGGGTGAAGGCGGAGGTCGACGCGGCGATCCAGTATGCGCGCGACAGCGCCTATCCGGAGCCGGAAGAAGCGCTGGAGCACGTCTTCGCCTGA
- a CDS encoding alpha-ketoacid dehydrogenase subunit beta, giving the protein MQSNRVLTISRAMAEAIGQEMKRDERVFVMGEDIATYGGIFGATTGLLDEFGEERVRDTPISETGFIGAGVGAAMAGMRPIVELMFVDFYGVCMDAISNLAAKNIYFSGGNCTVPMVLMTATGGGYNDAGQHSQALHATFAHLPGMKVVAPSNAYDAKGLMISAIRDDSPVIFMFHKGLQGLAWMDWPETAAAVVPEDAYEIPFGKANVLREGKDVTIVALSMMVHRAMEAAGELAKEGVDAEVIDLRTLVPLDRETVIASVKKTGRLIVVDEDYSSYGMTAEIIASIAEEDPAMLKAPPKRIAYPDIPVPYSRPMENFALPDAQKIMAAARAMLPRVAA; this is encoded by the coding sequence ATGCAGAGCAATCGAGTGCTGACCATCTCCCGTGCCATGGCCGAGGCCATCGGCCAGGAAATGAAACGCGACGAACGGGTGTTCGTCATGGGCGAGGATATCGCCACCTATGGCGGCATCTTCGGCGCCACAACCGGGCTTCTGGACGAGTTCGGCGAGGAACGCGTCCGCGACACGCCGATCTCCGAGACCGGCTTTATCGGCGCGGGCGTCGGCGCGGCCATGGCCGGCATGCGGCCCATCGTGGAACTGATGTTCGTGGATTTCTACGGCGTCTGCATGGACGCGATCTCGAATCTGGCGGCCAAGAACATCTATTTCTCCGGCGGCAACTGCACCGTGCCGATGGTGCTGATGACGGCGACCGGCGGCGGCTACAACGACGCGGGCCAGCATTCGCAGGCGCTGCACGCGACCTTCGCGCATCTGCCGGGCATGAAGGTGGTGGCACCAAGCAACGCCTATGACGCCAAGGGGCTGATGATCTCGGCGATCCGCGACGACAGCCCGGTGATCTTCATGTTCCACAAGGGGTTGCAGGGACTGGCTTGGATGGACTGGCCGGAGACGGCGGCCGCTGTGGTGCCGGAAGACGCCTACGAGATCCCCTTCGGCAAGGCCAACGTGCTGCGCGAGGGCAAGGATGTGACCATCGTGGCGCTGTCGATGATGGTGCACCGGGCGATGGAAGCGGCGGGCGAACTGGCGAAGGAGGGCGTCGATGCGGAGGTCATCGATCTGCGCACGCTGGTGCCGCTGGACCGCGAGACGGTGATTGCCTCGGTGAAGAAGACCGGGCGGCTGATCGTCGTCGACGAGGATTATTCCAGCTACGGCATGACGGCGGAAATCATCGCTTCTATCGCCGAGGAGGATCCCGCGATGCTGAAGGCGCCGCCCAAGCGCATCGCCTATCCCGATATCCCGGTGCCCTACAGCCGGCCCATGGAGAACTTCGCGCTTCCCGATGCGCAGAAGATCATGGCTGCGGCGCGGGCCATGCTGCCCAGGGTGGCCGCATGA
- a CDS encoding biotin/lipoyl-containing protein, with product MSEVRIPDGLWDTGRIPEAIVANWFYADGSDVTEGATIAEVMAEKTSYDIGAPDSGRLTILVPKDGVVTPGTVIGRIEPA from the coding sequence ATGAGCGAGGTGCGGATTCCCGATGGCCTCTGGGACACGGGCCGGATCCCCGAGGCCATCGTCGCCAACTGGTTCTACGCCGACGGCAGCGACGTGACAGAGGGTGCGACGATCGCGGAAGTCATGGCGGAGAAGACCAGTTACGATATCGGAGCGCCCGACAGTGGCCGGCTGACGATTCTGGTGCCCAAGGATGGCGTGGTGACGCCGGGCACGGTGATCGGCCGGATCGAGCCGGCATGA
- a CDS encoding rhodanese-like domain-containing protein, with product MRAMLIAALAACLVALPVRADEDAIEAMQGYMEFAPYDAGIIVPEQLTEDVFPDILFIDTRDAEQFSAETIPGAVNIEWREVLGRIDEIPDDGKVVVFCNTGSLSAQAAFALRVAGRENVVVLQTGLIGWKQNAPYRP from the coding sequence ATGCGGGCGATGCTGATCGCGGCGCTGGCGGCCTGCCTGGTCGCGCTCCCGGTCCGGGCTGACGAGGACGCCATCGAGGCGATGCAGGGCTACATGGAGTTCGCGCCCTATGACGCGGGCATCATCGTGCCGGAGCAACTGACCGAGGACGTCTTCCCCGACATCCTGTTCATCGACACCCGCGACGCGGAGCAATTTTCGGCGGAGACCATTCCCGGCGCGGTCAACATCGAGTGGCGCGAGGTGCTGGGGCGCATCGACGAAATCCCCGACGACGGGAAGGTCGTCGTCTTCTGCAACACCGGCAGCCTGTCGGCGCAGGCGGCTTTTGCCCTGAGGGTCGCAGGCCGCGAGAACGTCGTGGTGCTGCAGACCGGGTTGATCGGCTGGAAGCAGAACGCGCCCTACAGGCCCTGA